A region from the Oceanidesulfovibrio marinus genome encodes:
- a CDS encoding aspartate carbamoyltransferase catalytic subunit: protein MNETSTASWPHKDLLDVSQLSVAETLHLLDTATYFQEINTRPVKKVPTLKGKSVVLFFAEPSTRTKTSFDMAGKRLSADTFSLGGSSSSIVKGESLKDTALTLQAMNPDGIVIRHSSSGAAQFLAERLHCSVVNAGDGWHAHPTQALLDAFTLREQWGEFKGKTLTILGDIAHSRVARSNVLLLNKLGVNVRLCAPRTLLPMGVESWPVDVYGDLHKAVTGVDAVMCLRLQLERQAAGLLPDLREYSRRFCLTPDAMAKAKKDAKVLHPGPMNRGLEISSVLADADGSLVLNQVASGVAVRMAILYLHLMRPERSGDTR from the coding sequence ATGAACGAAACCAGCACTGCGTCCTGGCCACACAAAGACCTCCTCGACGTCTCCCAGCTTTCCGTCGCCGAAACGCTGCATCTGCTCGATACGGCGACGTACTTTCAGGAGATCAACACCCGGCCGGTCAAGAAGGTCCCCACCCTGAAGGGCAAGAGCGTGGTGCTCTTTTTCGCCGAGCCCTCCACGCGCACCAAGACCTCCTTTGACATGGCAGGCAAGCGCCTCTCCGCCGACACCTTCTCACTCGGCGGCAGCTCCTCGTCCATCGTCAAGGGCGAGAGCCTCAAGGATACGGCGCTGACCCTGCAGGCCATGAACCCGGACGGCATAGTGATCCGCCACTCCTCCAGCGGGGCGGCGCAGTTTCTGGCGGAGCGGCTGCACTGCTCCGTGGTCAACGCCGGCGACGGCTGGCACGCGCATCCCACGCAGGCCCTGCTGGACGCCTTCACCCTGCGCGAGCAGTGGGGCGAGTTCAAGGGCAAGACCCTGACCATCCTGGGCGACATTGCGCACAGCCGCGTGGCCCGCTCCAACGTGCTGCTGCTCAACAAGCTGGGCGTCAACGTCCGGCTCTGCGCGCCGCGTACCCTGCTGCCCATGGGCGTGGAAAGCTGGCCCGTGGATGTGTACGGCGATCTGCACAAGGCCGTGACCGGCGTGGATGCGGTGATGTGCCTGCGGCTGCAGCTGGAACGCCAGGCCGCCGGCCTGCTGCCGGACCTGCGCGAGTACTCCCGCCGCTTCTGCCTGACGCCGGACGCCATGGCCAAGGCCAAAAAGGACGCCAAGGTGCTGCACCCCGGTCCCATGAACCGCGGGCTGGAAATCTCCTCGGTCCTGGCGGACGCCGACGGCAGCCTGGTGCTCAACCAAGTGGCCTCCGGCGTGGCCGTGCGCATGGCCATTCTCTACCTTCATCTCATGCGGCCGGAACGTTCCGGCGATACGCGATGA
- a CDS encoding dihydroorotase, with translation MPDLIVRGARWKQQEVDLLIRRGKVLELTPYEKSGTPAKNARVIDAKGLTLLPSLIDAHTHMREPGQEWKEDIASGLDAAVHGGFGTVLCMANTDPVNDNASVTELMLEQASRSWPKGPRLAPIGALTKGLAGQELAPMEELARAGCVAFSNDGVPIASTELFRRAMEYASDLGMVVIDHCEDPFLGKGGSMNESPVSGRLGLKGQPWAAETIQIARDIELARYLNIPVHIAHVSTRQSVELLAWAKDKGAPVTAETCPHYLVLDESSVEGYNTRAKVNPPLRTPDDSAALLQALRDGVIDILATDHAPHAAHEKEVEFDHAPFGISGLDTALSVTWGLVASGDLDLDTFLRAWCYGPASIFNIAANTFEPGSPADFVLFDPDATWTVSAETMHSKSANTPLLGRTLSGRVVSHFIGGKKIV, from the coding sequence ATGCCCGATCTCATAGTACGCGGCGCGCGCTGGAAGCAGCAGGAGGTGGACCTCCTCATCCGCCGCGGCAAGGTGCTGGAGCTCACGCCGTACGAAAAGAGCGGCACCCCGGCCAAGAACGCCCGCGTGATCGACGCCAAGGGGCTGACCCTGCTGCCCAGCCTGATCGACGCCCACACGCACATGCGCGAGCCCGGCCAGGAATGGAAGGAAGACATTGCCAGCGGCCTTGACGCTGCAGTGCACGGCGGGTTCGGAACCGTGCTCTGCATGGCCAACACGGACCCGGTGAACGACAACGCCTCCGTGACCGAGCTGATGCTGGAGCAGGCGTCCCGGAGTTGGCCCAAGGGTCCGCGGCTGGCGCCCATCGGTGCACTCACCAAGGGGCTTGCCGGCCAAGAGCTCGCGCCCATGGAGGAGCTGGCCCGCGCCGGATGCGTGGCCTTTTCCAACGACGGCGTGCCCATAGCTTCTACGGAGCTCTTCCGCCGCGCCATGGAGTACGCCAGCGACCTGGGCATGGTCGTCATCGATCATTGCGAGGACCCGTTCCTGGGCAAGGGCGGCTCCATGAACGAGTCGCCGGTCTCCGGCCGGCTCGGCCTCAAGGGCCAGCCCTGGGCTGCCGAGACCATCCAGATCGCACGGGACATCGAGCTGGCGCGGTATCTGAACATTCCGGTGCACATCGCCCACGTCTCCACGCGCCAGTCCGTGGAGCTCCTGGCCTGGGCCAAGGACAAGGGCGCGCCGGTCACGGCCGAGACCTGCCCCCACTATCTGGTTCTGGATGAGAGCAGCGTGGAGGGCTACAATACCCGCGCCAAGGTGAACCCGCCTCTGCGCACGCCGGACGACTCGGCCGCGCTGCTGCAGGCCCTGCGCGACGGCGTCATCGACATTCTGGCCACGGACCACGCGCCGCACGCCGCGCATGAGAAGGAAGTGGAGTTCGACCACGCGCCGTTCGGCATCTCCGGCCTGGACACGGCGCTGAGCGTGACGTGGGGGCTGGTGGCAAGCGGTGACCTCGATCTCGACACCTTCCTGCGGGCCTGGTGCTACGGCCCGGCCTCCATCTTCAATATTGCGGCCAACACGTTCGAGCCTGGTTCGCCGGCGGACTTCGTGCTGTTCGATCCCGATGCGACGTGGACCGTGTCCGCCGAGACCATGCATTCCAAGAGCGCCAACACCCCGCTCCTGGGCCGCACGCTCTCGGGCCGGGTGGTCTCGCACTTCATCGGGGGCAAGAAGATCGTGTAG
- the rlmN gene encoding 23S rRNA (adenine(2503)-C(2))-methyltransferase RlmN, with the protein MADLLDYPLPKLEERFAAMGEPAYRARQVYQWLWQKGVVDPEKMTNLAKPLRARLAEELSVVLPTVARLQESGDGTIKLLLELADGEAVETVLIPEKDHYTLCLSTQVGCAMACAFCATGTLGFIRQMRPGEILSQILHARRVLEERGSELALRNLVFMGMGEPLNNLDNVLASLETITSELGLNFSTRRVTVSTVGVPDKLERLGEAGLASLAVSLHAPTQELRERIMPRAARACPLPELMDRLMRYPLKPRQRITFEYILLGGINDSPAHARDLVRLFSSFRGSKPKINLIAFNPPAQGPSLGFRAPSPEDVEQFQELLRNKDITVMLRKSKGQDIGAACGQLRAAHEFAPEP; encoded by the coding sequence ATGGCCGACCTGTTGGATTATCCGCTCCCAAAGCTGGAAGAACGATTCGCCGCCATGGGCGAGCCGGCATACCGCGCCAGGCAGGTGTACCAATGGCTGTGGCAGAAAGGGGTGGTCGATCCCGAGAAGATGACCAACCTGGCCAAGCCGTTGCGTGCGCGCCTGGCCGAGGAATTGTCCGTTGTCCTGCCTACGGTCGCACGCCTCCAGGAGAGCGGCGACGGCACCATCAAGCTGCTCCTGGAGCTTGCCGACGGCGAGGCTGTGGAGACGGTGCTCATCCCGGAGAAGGACCACTACACCCTGTGTTTGTCCACGCAGGTGGGCTGCGCCATGGCCTGCGCCTTCTGCGCCACGGGCACCCTGGGCTTTATCCGGCAGATGCGGCCCGGCGAGATCCTTTCCCAGATTCTCCATGCGCGGCGCGTTCTGGAGGAGCGGGGCAGCGAGCTGGCCCTGCGCAACCTCGTGTTCATGGGCATGGGCGAGCCCCTGAACAACCTGGACAACGTGCTGGCCAGCCTGGAGACCATCACCAGCGAGCTGGGACTGAACTTTTCCACGCGGCGCGTCACCGTTTCCACCGTGGGCGTGCCGGACAAGCTGGAACGGCTCGGCGAGGCCGGGCTCGCATCACTGGCTGTGTCCCTGCATGCGCCCACGCAGGAGCTGCGCGAGCGGATCATGCCCCGCGCGGCCAGGGCCTGCCCCCTGCCGGAGCTCATGGACCGGCTGATGCGCTACCCGCTCAAGCCCAGGCAACGCATCACCTTCGAGTACATTCTGCTAGGCGGGATCAACGACTCCCCGGCCCATGCCCGCGACCTGGTGCGGCTTTTCTCCAGCTTCCGCGGCTCCAAGCCCAAGATAAATCTCATCGCCTTCAACCCCCCGGCCCAGGGGCCGAGCCTGGGGTTCCGGGCGCCCTCGCCGGAGGATGTTGAGCAGTTTCAAGAGCTTTTGCGCAACAAGGATATTACGGTTATGCTGCGCAAATCCAAGGGCCAGGACATCGGCGCCGCGTGCGGCCAGCTTCGCGCCGCGCACGAGTTCGCCCCGGAGCCATGA
- a CDS encoding glycosyltransferase family protein, whose translation MNILTIEGRRLVRDLRALGCDVLDISGCDRAADVLLERPLYYKGLRALLDSRGFRPDAVIWMDQGNLPVVFGLEALDCVVLGYTIDDYCNPWHVPFSACFDAVFVAQRDYVPLFEAENLPRPARWTPLFCDHERDVDAGATRDIPVSFVGTLQPKNIPDRFPFLEAFKKRHPLYTRQGDYRPIFHRSRIVLNQSAIGELNYRVFEALGCGAACLTEQTDNGLDDIFTAGETILPPYPKGDVEAAAAAARFWLDRPEALAAIARAGRDLVRAEHTSRSRVSLLLEWAQLLARENAPARRLAIRQRAAVGVATAMAFIAAELLDPALARSRQTYENLAQGYTSLWSRL comes from the coding sequence ATGAACATCCTGACCATCGAAGGGAGGCGGCTGGTGCGCGACCTCCGCGCCCTGGGCTGCGACGTGCTCGACATCAGCGGCTGCGACCGCGCAGCCGACGTCCTTCTGGAGCGCCCCCTCTATTATAAAGGGCTCCGGGCCCTGCTCGACTCCCGCGGGTTCCGGCCTGACGCCGTGATCTGGATGGACCAGGGCAACCTGCCCGTGGTCTTCGGCCTGGAAGCGCTGGACTGCGTGGTCCTGGGCTACACCATCGACGACTACTGCAACCCGTGGCACGTGCCGTTCAGCGCCTGCTTCGACGCCGTGTTCGTGGCCCAGCGCGACTATGTGCCGCTGTTCGAGGCCGAGAACCTGCCCCGGCCTGCGCGCTGGACCCCGCTTTTCTGCGACCACGAGCGCGACGTGGACGCCGGCGCAACCCGCGACATCCCGGTTTCCTTCGTGGGCACGCTCCAGCCCAAAAACATTCCGGACCGCTTTCCCTTTCTGGAAGCCTTCAAGAAGCGCCACCCTCTCTATACCAGGCAGGGCGACTACCGACCCATCTTCCACCGCAGCCGCATCGTGCTCAACCAGTCCGCCATCGGCGAGCTCAACTACCGCGTCTTCGAGGCCCTGGGCTGCGGCGCCGCCTGCCTCACCGAACAAACCGACAACGGCCTGGACGACATCTTCACCGCCGGAGAGACCATTCTGCCGCCCTACCCCAAGGGCGATGTGGAGGCCGCGGCTGCCGCCGCGCGCTTCTGGCTCGACCGGCCCGAGGCGCTGGCCGCCATTGCCCGCGCCGGCCGCGACCTGGTCCGCGCCGAGCACACCTCCCGTTCCCGCGTATCCCTGCTCCTCGAATGGGCGCAACTGTTGGCCCGCGAAAACGCCCCGGCGCGGCGTCTCGCCATCCGCCAGCGCGCCGCCGTGGGCGTAGCCACGGCCATGGCCTTTATCGCCGCCGAGCTCCTCGATCCCGCACTGGCCCGCAGCCGCCAGACCTACGAGAACCTCGCCCAGGGCTACACCTCTCTCTGGAGCAGGCTGTAA
- a CDS encoding peptidoglycan DD-metalloendopeptidase family protein, whose protein sequence is MRGSVLLLPCLIALIAGALFLDPLSWFKSASATPAPAVMEPAKAVSEAPVVEPKACPPKSNVSLNNGVLFASTSKVTNPESMADVNDIVAGGIPEPDELGVEHITAKVEKGDTASSILSDYLTYPEIIAMADSCKDTFSLTCLRVGKPYTIVTENDAFKSFEYQIDQENKLIVTKTEDGFQAENKKLHFDLRTRLVQGTINSSLFKSVTDEGETPELAVRLAEIFAWEIDFIRDIRKGDSFRVLVEKRSRNGKDMGYGRIFAVQFVNQDELYEGYLYTDADENSGYYTAEGKNLQKAFLKAPLSFRRISSGFNLHRMHPILHVVRAHPAIDYAAPTGTPVMAIGDGTVTAKKYSNGAGNYIKVRHPNGYESAYMHLSKFARGLAVGQKVRQSDVIGYVGATGLATGPHLDFRMKKAGKYVNPTKIENVRSEGIGRDQMDMFKQVVAERQAEMTSQLADAASAMESSDMAQQ, encoded by the coding sequence ATGCGTGGTTCAGTGCTTTTGCTGCCGTGTCTTATTGCGCTGATTGCCGGTGCGCTCTTCCTCGATCCACTCTCCTGGTTTAAATCGGCCAGCGCGACACCTGCTCCGGCTGTCATGGAGCCTGCCAAGGCCGTTTCCGAAGCACCCGTTGTAGAGCCCAAGGCGTGTCCGCCAAAGAGCAATGTGTCCCTGAACAATGGCGTGCTTTTTGCCTCCACATCCAAGGTCACCAATCCGGAAAGCATGGCCGACGTCAATGACATCGTAGCCGGCGGTATTCCGGAGCCGGACGAGCTTGGCGTGGAGCACATCACCGCCAAGGTTGAGAAAGGGGACACGGCCTCCTCCATTCTGTCCGACTATCTGACGTATCCCGAGATCATCGCCATGGCCGATTCCTGCAAGGATACGTTTTCTCTCACCTGTCTCCGGGTGGGCAAGCCGTACACCATCGTTACGGAAAACGACGCGTTCAAGTCCTTCGAGTACCAGATCGACCAGGAAAACAAGCTCATCGTCACGAAGACCGAGGACGGTTTCCAAGCCGAAAACAAGAAGCTCCACTTCGACCTCAGGACGCGGCTCGTCCAAGGCACCATCAACTCCAGCCTGTTCAAGTCGGTGACGGACGAAGGTGAAACGCCGGAGCTCGCCGTCCGGCTCGCCGAGATATTTGCCTGGGAAATCGACTTCATCCGCGACATCCGCAAAGGCGACTCCTTCCGTGTGCTCGTGGAAAAGCGCTCCCGCAACGGCAAGGACATGGGCTACGGCCGCATCTTCGCCGTCCAGTTCGTGAACCAAGACGAGCTCTATGAGGGCTACCTGTACACCGACGCGGACGAGAACAGCGGCTACTACACGGCAGAGGGCAAGAACCTTCAGAAGGCCTTCCTCAAGGCCCCGCTCTCCTTCCGCCGCATCTCCTCCGGCTTCAACCTGCATCGCATGCACCCCATTCTCCACGTTGTCCGCGCCCATCCCGCCATCGACTACGCTGCGCCCACGGGCACGCCGGTCATGGCCATCGGCGACGGCACCGTGACGGCCAAGAAATACAGCAATGGGGCCGGCAACTACATCAAGGTCCGCCACCCCAACGGCTACGAGTCCGCGTACATGCACCTCTCGAAGTTTGCCAGGGGCCTGGCCGTGGGCCAGAAGGTCCGCCAGAGCGACGTCATCGGCTACGTAGGCGCCACCGGCCTCGCCACGGGTCCGCATCTCGACTTCCGCATGAAGAAGGCCGGGAAGTACGTGAACCCGACCAAGATCGAAAACGTGCGCTCCGAGGGCATCGGCAGGGATCAGATGGATATGTTCAAGCAGGTCGTGGCCGAGCGCCAGGCCGAGATGACCAGCCAGCTGGCCGATGCCGCAAGTGCCATGGAATCCTCCGACATGGCGCAGCAGTAA
- the hisG gene encoding ATP phosphoribosyltransferase has protein sequence MANQPILKLGIPKGSLQDATIKLFERSGWKIRQHHRNYFPEVNDDDLKLSMCRAQEMSRYVEDGTLDAGLTGKDWILENSSDVVEVADLVYSKVSNRPARWVLAVAGDSPYKRPEDLKGKKIATELKNFTQQYFDKAGIPVDVEFSWGATEAKVVEGLADAIVEVTETGTTIKAHGLRIIAELLLTNTKLIANKEAWEDPWKREKIETLNLMLQGALCAEKLVGLKMNVPEDKMDAIMEKLPALTAPTVAHLYNTSWLSIEIVVDEGVVRDLIPELKRLGAEGIIEYALNKVI, from the coding sequence ATGGCCAATCAACCCATTCTCAAGCTCGGCATTCCCAAGGGTTCACTCCAGGACGCCACCATCAAGCTCTTTGAGCGGTCCGGCTGGAAGATTCGCCAGCACCACCGCAACTACTTCCCGGAGGTCAACGACGACGACCTCAAGCTCTCCATGTGCCGGGCGCAGGAAATGTCCCGCTACGTGGAGGACGGCACCCTGGACGCCGGCCTGACCGGCAAGGACTGGATTCTGGAGAACTCCTCCGACGTGGTCGAGGTCGCGGATCTCGTCTACTCCAAGGTCTCCAACCGTCCGGCGCGCTGGGTTCTGGCCGTGGCCGGGGACTCCCCCTACAAGCGGCCCGAGGACCTCAAGGGCAAGAAGATCGCCACCGAGCTGAAGAACTTCACCCAGCAGTACTTCGACAAGGCCGGCATCCCGGTGGATGTGGAGTTCTCCTGGGGCGCCACCGAGGCCAAGGTGGTGGAAGGCCTGGCCGACGCCATCGTGGAGGTGACGGAGACCGGCACCACCATCAAGGCGCACGGCCTGCGGATCATCGCCGAGCTTCTGCTGACCAACACGAAGCTCATCGCCAACAAAGAGGCGTGGGAAGATCCGTGGAAGCGCGAGAAGATCGAGACCCTGAACCTCATGCTCCAGGGCGCGCTCTGCGCTGAAAAGCTCGTGGGCCTGAAGATGAACGTGCCCGAGGACAAGATGGACGCGATCATGGAGAAGCTGCCGGCGCTCACCGCGCCCACCGTGGCCCATCTCTACAACACCTCGTGGCTCTCCATCGAGATCGTGGTGGATGAGGGCGTTGTCCGCGACCTCATCCCCGAGCTCAAGCGCCTGGGCGCCGAGGGCATCATCGAGTACGCCCTGAACAAGGTCATCTAG
- a CDS encoding HD family phosphohydrolase encodes MPDPFKSAIGLCNTIARNGYEAYIINARMQQRHLASGNGDNVEIALASDLAFDELIKIFPHALPAKSNDHAVAVVDQEGIRFRFYPADFVEGSHPEITVARVTRGLLDKGGPEAISLTCQYLPRPADQHEDFEDLRDGEIAFRGIPDETLRRNYLLGIRAMRFAANYQLPIEANSWISIIRNRRRILDYTPINEIMDEWRQVEAENLHYFVELLDASMVLHSLVPEVAALKKLTRKSEDNELATEFELTLEIMRRYPEELPYDWYGTMACMFHAVGKLYTAELFEGEWMFHQYPRVGSKIARKILRSLGMDPQDTDLICHLVRYHDRFTYMLNDKGIRRFRALDEYPRLIEIARAMIKASGGNYAAFNHNMKLLDRADIPEEMLEPLLNGNEIMDFAGLKPGPMVGRLRDALLQAQIAGDVTNVPEAVAFVQQRAGSSE; translated from the coding sequence ATGCCCGATCCTTTCAAATCGGCCATAGGCCTTTGCAACACCATCGCCCGCAACGGGTATGAAGCGTACATCATCAATGCGCGTATGCAGCAGCGGCATCTTGCATCCGGCAACGGCGACAACGTGGAGATCGCCCTGGCCTCGGACCTCGCCTTTGACGAGCTGATCAAGATCTTTCCCCATGCCCTGCCCGCCAAGAGCAACGACCACGCCGTGGCCGTGGTGGACCAGGAAGGCATCCGTTTTCGCTTCTACCCGGCCGACTTTGTTGAAGGATCGCACCCGGAGATCACCGTGGCCCGCGTTACGCGCGGCTTGCTGGACAAGGGCGGCCCTGAGGCCATCAGCCTGACATGCCAGTATCTGCCCCGTCCCGCGGATCAGCACGAGGACTTCGAGGACCTGCGCGATGGCGAGATCGCCTTCAGGGGCATCCCGGACGAGACCCTGCGCCGCAACTATCTGCTGGGCATCCGCGCCATGCGCTTTGCCGCCAACTATCAGTTGCCCATCGAGGCGAACTCCTGGATCTCCATCATCCGCAACCGCCGGCGCATCCTGGACTACACGCCCATCAACGAGATCATGGACGAGTGGCGCCAGGTGGAGGCCGAGAACTTGCACTACTTCGTGGAGCTGCTCGATGCGAGCATGGTTCTGCACTCCCTCGTGCCGGAGGTGGCCGCGCTGAAAAAGCTGACCCGAAAGAGCGAGGACAACGAGCTGGCCACCGAGTTCGAGCTGACCCTGGAGATCATGCGCCGCTACCCCGAGGAGCTGCCCTACGACTGGTATGGCACCATGGCCTGCATGTTCCACGCTGTGGGCAAGCTGTACACGGCCGAGCTGTTCGAAGGCGAGTGGATGTTCCACCAGTACCCGCGCGTGGGCTCCAAGATCGCCCGCAAGATACTGCGCAGCCTCGGTATGGACCCGCAGGACACGGACCTCATCTGCCATCTCGTGCGCTACCACGACCGCTTCACGTACATGCTCAACGACAAGGGCATCCGCCGTTTCCGCGCCCTGGACGAGTATCCGCGGCTCATCGAGATCGCCCGCGCCATGATCAAGGCGTCCGGCGGCAACTACGCCGCGTTCAACCACAACATGAAGCTGCTCGACCGCGCCGACATCCCCGAGGAGATGCTGGAGCCCCTGCTCAACGGCAACGAGATCATGGACTTTGCCGGGCTCAAGCCCGGGCCCATGGTCGGCCGTCTGCGCGACGCCCTGCTGCAGGCCCAGATCGCCGGCGACGTGACCAATGTTCCCGAGGCCGTGGCCTTTGTGCAACAGCGCGCCGGGAGCTCGGAATAG
- the hisI gene encoding phosphoribosyl-AMP cyclohydrolase, which yields MTQQTTDFAPDFEKMQGLLPAIVQDAASGEVLMLAYMNEESYNKTLETGEAHYWSRSRQTLWHKGGTSGHVQKICSMRLDCDSDTLLLLVEQVGGAACHEGYRSCFYRELKGDVCETCSPLVFDPKEVYK from the coding sequence ATGACCCAACAGACGACAGATTTCGCGCCCGACTTCGAGAAGATGCAGGGCCTGCTCCCGGCCATCGTTCAGGACGCCGCCTCCGGCGAGGTGCTCATGCTCGCCTACATGAACGAGGAGTCCTACAACAAAACCCTCGAAACCGGCGAGGCCCATTACTGGTCCCGCAGCCGCCAGACCCTCTGGCATAAGGGCGGCACCTCCGGCCATGTGCAGAAAATCTGCTCCATGCGGCTGGATTGCGACTCCGACACCCTGCTGCTGCTCGTAGAGCAGGTGGGCGGAGCCGCCTGTCACGAAGGATATCGCTCCTGCTTCTACCGGGAGCTCAAGGGCGATGTGTGCGAGACGTGCTCGCCATTGGTTTTCGATCCCAAGGAGGTCTACAAATAA
- a CDS encoding chemotaxis protein CheW encodes MSEDVTTDRNQYLTFTLEDELFALDIFSVREVLEFTSITRVPRTPEYMRGIINVRGNAVPVIDLNMKFGRTRTSQTISTAIIIVEVELEGESTIIGALADSVQEVFELKEDQIDPPPKMGTSIRTDFIRGMGKHGDGFIMLLDIDKIFSSEELSTLQSVACGQRPSEAIMAE; translated from the coding sequence ATGAGCGAAGACGTCACCACTGACCGCAACCAGTACCTGACTTTCACGCTGGAGGACGAGCTCTTCGCCCTCGACATCTTCTCGGTCCGGGAGGTCCTGGAGTTCACCAGCATCACCCGCGTGCCACGCACGCCGGAGTACATGCGCGGCATCATCAACGTGCGCGGCAACGCCGTTCCCGTCATCGACCTGAACATGAAGTTCGGCCGCACCAGGACCAGCCAGACCATCAGCACGGCGATAATCATCGTGGAGGTGGAGCTGGAGGGCGAGTCCACCATCATCGGCGCGCTGGCCGACTCGGTTCAGGAGGTCTTCGAGCTCAAGGAGGACCAGATCGACCCGCCGCCCAAGATGGGGACCTCCATCCGCACCGACTTCATCCGCGGCATGGGCAAGCACGGCGACGGCTTCATCATGCTCCTCGACATCGACAAGATTTTCTCGTCCGAAGAGCTTTCCACCCTGCAGAGCGTGGCGTGCGGCCAGCGTCCTTCTGAGGCCATCATGGCGGAATAA
- a CDS encoding adenosylcobinamide-GDP ribazoletransferase, with the protein MTPGEQPTPDSSSTTDKTAPPASRMDGAAIALGFLTRLGPARVFSPGALARSIVWFPFVGLVVGAICTAAVYGLEILAAGAPLGARATAGAVLYVALAAWLTRGLHWDGLADVADAWGSGARGERFWEIMKDSRSGAFAVFGLVLVGGGQLLLVREVISLGGWGALVFAPIAGRAACVCLAWAGRTLGRPGLGQMLLAGATPLITIFCVLQAKVVGLMLIRWEAYVLSFILGLVVVGGLARLGKRNGAMNGDLMGASIVCMETVVFFSVCVFA; encoded by the coding sequence ATGACCCCCGGCGAGCAGCCCACACCCGATTCTTCATCCACTACCGACAAGACGGCGCCTCCCGCGAGCCGGATGGACGGCGCGGCCATTGCCCTCGGCTTCCTGACGCGGCTCGGCCCGGCGCGGGTCTTCTCGCCCGGCGCTCTGGCGCGAAGCATCGTCTGGTTTCCGTTCGTGGGCCTTGTCGTAGGCGCGATCTGCACGGCCGCGGTCTACGGCCTGGAGATCCTTGCCGCCGGAGCACCCTTGGGGGCGCGAGCAACGGCCGGCGCGGTTCTGTACGTAGCGCTTGCGGCGTGGCTCACGCGCGGCTTGCACTGGGACGGCTTGGCCGACGTGGCCGACGCCTGGGGCAGCGGTGCGCGCGGCGAGCGGTTCTGGGAGATCATGAAGGACAGCCGCAGCGGGGCATTCGCCGTGTTCGGCCTGGTGCTGGTCGGCGGCGGGCAGCTTCTTCTGGTGCGGGAGGTGATCTCGCTTGGCGGATGGGGCGCGCTCGTCTTCGCGCCCATTGCCGGCAGAGCGGCCTGTGTCTGCCTGGCGTGGGCCGGGCGCACGCTGGGACGGCCCGGACTGGGCCAGATGCTTCTGGCCGGAGCCACGCCGCTGATCACCATATTCTGCGTGCTCCAGGCCAAGGTGGTGGGGCTCATGCTCATCCGCTGGGAAGCATACGTACTCTCGTTCATCCTGGGCCTGGTCGTTGTCGGCGGGCTGGCGCGGCTGGGCAAGCGCAACGGCGCCATGAACGGCGACCTCATGGGCGCGTCCATTGTCTGCATGGAGACGGTCGTCTTTTTCTCGGTCTGCGTTTTTGCGTGA
- a CDS encoding SAM hydrolase/SAM-dependent halogenase family protein produces the protein MKGVLLSEAPDIPVVDLTHEVEPQNVAQASFLLATTLPHFPEGAVFCCVVDPGVGTDRRLVCAASRGRICLAPDNGLLSLVLEQDPNARTYDLTRFARRRPDTCATFHGRDIFAPLSARLARGSSPDSIGSRIDRNELVTLEPSRATADGDAVDCHVLHVDRFGNAILSLPVEPWNETLGAWPSVSLHGSEPGPAVRVSSYAELGRQSLIHVATYAELASGQAGILAGSQGFMEIAMNGVSAAQQLGLHPGGQIRLSSTSACGTGSK, from the coding sequence ATGAAGGGCGTGCTGCTCTCGGAAGCGCCGGACATCCCGGTGGTGGACCTGACCCACGAGGTGGAGCCGCAGAACGTGGCCCAGGCGTCCTTTTTGCTGGCCACCACGCTGCCCCATTTCCCGGAGGGCGCGGTGTTCTGCTGTGTGGTGGACCCCGGCGTGGGCACGGACCGCCGATTGGTCTGCGCGGCCAGCCGCGGCCGGATCTGCCTGGCGCCGGACAACGGGTTGCTTTCGCTGGTGCTGGAGCAGGACCCCAACGCCCGTACGTACGATCTGACCCGCTTTGCCCGGCGGCGGCCGGATACCTGCGCGACCTTCCACGGCCGGGACATCTTCGCCCCGCTGTCGGCACGTCTGGCGCGGGGATCGTCGCCGGACTCCATCGGCTCGCGCATCGACCGGAACGAGCTGGTGACGCTGGAACCGTCCAGGGCAACAGCCGACGGCGACGCCGTGGACTGCCATGTGTTGCATGTGGACCGTTTCGGCAACGCGATTCTTTCCCTGCCGGTCGAACCGTGGAACGAGACGCTGGGCGCATGGCCGTCCGTCAGCCTGCACGGCTCCGAGCCCGGCCCGGCGGTTCGGGTGTCCTCGTATGCGGAGCTGGGCCGGCAATCGCTGATCCACGTGGCCACCTATGCGGAGCTGGCCTCCGGCCAGGCCGGCATCCTCGCCGGCAGCCAGGGCTTCATGGAGATCGCCATGAACGGCGTCAGCGCGGCGCAGCAGCTCGGCTTGCACCCGGGCGGACAGATACGGCTCTCCTCCACCAGCGCATGTGGGACGGGGAGCAAATGA